In Pectinophora gossypiella chromosome 1, ilPecGoss1.1, whole genome shotgun sequence, one genomic interval encodes:
- the LOC126370333 gene encoding mRNA-capping enzyme, translating into MSHRDSGPIPNRWLKCPRKATGLVAGKFLAFKTPLGHQFNDKVPEENRFTPSMLFLYMKSQKMKLGMWIDLTNTNRFYDKKEIEDMDCKYVKLQCRGHGETPSAEQTKLFIQLVSKFVSQNPLEVIGVHCTHGFNRTGFLLASYMVEQLDCSVEAALNEFAKLRPPGIYKQDYLEELYRRYDDVEYTPAAPKRPDWCNEEEEIDYDDDDTPSNSQSNSSPQKSNHKPRKGRKETTSKKASFMPGVRGVEPFNTQPRLSEVQRKTQDFCEWATTGFPGSQPVSMDVTNLRKLHQKPYRVSWKADGVRYMMLIDGEGEVYMLDRDNCVFRVYGLRFLYKKDLRRHLSNTLLDGEMVIDKVNGQEIPRYLCYDIIKFEGQDVGKMAFYPVRLNCIENEIVNPRHQAMKEGIIKKEREPFSVRLKQFWELPMAHQLLGEKFAKTLSHEPDGLIFQPSKEPYVAGRCDDVLKWKPSHMNSVDFKLKIITEGGTGILPTKVGHLYVGQLDIPFASMKVTKDIKHLDNKIIECKFENNQWVYMRERTDKSYPNSYTTATAVCESIKDPVTKERLLEFIDNHRFHDDSDMMPPPKRVRR; encoded by the exons ATGTCACACAGGGACTCCGGACCGATCCCAAATAGGTGGTTGAAATGTCCACGGAAAGCCACGGGGCTAGTTGCGGGCAAATTCTTGGCTTTCAAGACTCCCCTAGGTCACCAGTTCAATGACAAGGTGCCCGAAGAGAACCGCTTTACACCATcaatgttgtttttatatatgaaAAGCCAAAAG ATGAAGCTTGGGATGTGGATCGACTTGACAAACACTAACCGTTTCTACGACAAAAAGGAAATCGAGGATATGGACTGTAAATATGTGAAATTGCAATGTCGTGGTCATGGGGAGACCCCGTCGGCGGAACAAACTAA ACTATTTATCCAGCTTGTAAGCAAATTTGTAAGTCAGAATCCGTTGGAAGTGATTGGAGTACATTGCACACACGGATTCAATCGTACGGGATTCTTACTTGCATCATATATGGTTGAACAGCTGGATTGTAGTGTTGAGGCAGCGTTAAATGAGTTTGCAAAACTTAG GCCTCCAGGAATCTATAAACAAGATTACTTAGAAGAGCTGTACCGTCGCTATGACGATGTGGAGTATACCCCAGCGGCCCCTAAAAGACCAGACTGGTGCAATG AAGAGGAAGAgattgattatgatgatgatgacacaccAAGCAACTCACAAAGTAATTCATCACCACAGAAATCAAA CCACAAACCCAGAAAAGGTAGGAAAGAGACAACGTCAAAGAAGGCGTCGTTCATGCCGGGTGTTAGAGGAGTGGAACCGTTCAACACTCAGCCCCGTCTCAGCGAGGTACAAAGGAAAACTCAGGACTTTTGTGAGTGGGCCACCACGGGCTTCCCGGGGTCGCAGCCGGTGTCCATGGATGTTACGAACTTGAGGAAGCTGCATCAGAAACCTTATAGGGTTTCGTGGAAGGCTGATGGGGTTAG GTATATGATGCTAATAGATGGAGAAGGAGAGGTGTATATGTTAGACAGGGATAACTGCGTGTTCCGTGTATACGGGCTGCGGTTCCTGTACAAGAAGGATTTGAGGAGACATTTGAGCAATACTCTATTGGATGGT GAGATGGTGATAGACAAAGTGAACGGGCAAGAGATCCCGCGGTACCTGTGCTACGACATCATCAAGTTCGAGGGCCAGGACGTCGGCAAGATGGCCTTCTACCCTGTAAGACTGAACTGCATCGAGAACGAGATCGTGAATCCAAG ACATCAAGCAATGAAAGAAGGCATAATAAAGAAGGAGCGTGAACCATTCAGTGTTCGGTTAAAACAGTTCTGGGAGCTACCGATGGCCCATCAGCTGTTAGGAGAGAAGTTTGCGAAGACATTGTCACATGAACCTGACGGACTGATCTTCCAGCCTTCGAAAGAG CCCTACGTAGCTGGGCGGTGCGATGACGTGTTGAAATGGAAACCGAGCCACATGAACAGTGTGGACTTTAAGTTGAAAATCATCACAGAAGGTGGAACGGG CATCCTACCTACAAAAGTGGGCCACCTATACGTGGGCCAGCTAGACATCCCGTTTGCATCGATGAAGGTGACGAAAGACATCAAACATCTGGACAATAAGATCATAGAGTGCAAGTTCGAGAACAACCAGTGGGTGTACATGAGGGAACGCACTGACAAGTCATATCCTAACAGCTACACCACAGCCACAg CCGTATGCGAAAGTATAAAGGACCCTGTGACCAAGGAGCGGCTGCTAGAGTTCATAGACAACCACCGGTTCCACGACGACTCGGACATGATGCCGCCGCCGAAGCGCGTGCGCCGATAG
- the LOC126370839 gene encoding beta-lactamase-like protein 2 homolog produces MAAVIPAVTKLSNRIIRILGCNPGPMTLQGTNTYLIGSGKNRILVDTGDKDVKAYQEHLEKVVQSEQINIEHIVVTHWHHDHIGGVENVYGSIAKQPKVWKYKRSKDDSADNQLPPSIPLNWLSDGQEITVEGATVKVHHTPGHTTDHVVLTLREENILFSGDCILGEGTAVFEDLYTYMKSLQRILDLRPRIIYPGHGNIVNDPVKKIEYYIEHRNQREEQILKKLQENPDKSLTEMDLVKEIYTETPQHLWAAAAYNVNHHLTKLSKENKVKEINVEGESRWQFMINSSL; encoded by the exons ATGGCAGCAGTCATACCAGCTGTAACCAAACTGTCGAACAGGATAATACGGATCCTAGGATGCAATCCTGGACCCATGACTCTTCAAGGAACCAATACCTACCTTATTGGGAGTGGCAAGAA CCGGATCCTCGTTGATACAGGAGATAAAGATGTTAAAGCATATCAGGAACACCTGGAGAAAGTGGTCCAGTCAGAACAAATTAATATAGAACATATTGTGGTTACACATTGGCATCATGACCATATTGGTGGAGTGGAGAATGTCTATGGGAGTATTGCTA AACAACCAAAAGTATGGAAGTACAAACGTAGCAAAGATGACAGTGCAGATAATCAGTTGCCACCGTCAATACCGTTGAACTGGTTATCTGACGGTCAAGAGATTACCGTTGAAGGAGCCACTGTAAAGGTTCACCATACACCTGGGCACACTACAGACCATGTTGTACTTACGTTGCGAGAAGAAAACATTCTCTTTAGTGGAGATTGCATACTTGGAGAAGGGACGGCTGTCTTTGAAGATTTGTACACATACATGAAGAGTTTGCAAAGGATTTTAGATTTGAGACCCAGAATTATTTATCCTGGGCATGGGAACATTGTCAAT GACCCAGTTAAAAAGATTGAATACTACATAGAACATAGAAACCAAAGAGAAGAGCAGATATTGAAGAAATTACAAGAGAACCCTGACAAATCACTTACGGAAATGGATTTAGTGAAAGAGATATATACGGAGACTCCACAGCACTTATGGGCTGCTGCTGCTTACAATGTCAACCACCACCTGACCAAACTGAGCAAGGAAAACAAAGTCAAAGAAATCAACGTCGAAGGCGAGAGTCGGTGGCAATTTATGATAAATTCCagtctataa
- the LOC126370468 gene encoding NADH dehydrogenase [ubiquinone] flavoprotein 1, mitochondrial produces the protein MAGALARVLQGTKSQYGIVGSLVNNGSVRFQQTQAPTKTHYGPLADSDRIFTNLYGRHDWRLKGALCRGDWYKTKEILLKGPEWIVNEMKSSGLRGRGGAGFPTGMKWSFMAKPSDGRPKYLVVNADEGEPGTCKDREIMRHDPHKLIEGCLVAGRAIGARAAYIYIRGEFYNEASNLQVAIAEAYQAGLLGRNACSSGFDFDVFVHRGAGAYICGEETALIESIEGKQGKPRLKPPFPADIGLFGCPTTVNNVESIAVAPTICRRGGAWFASFGRPRNTGTKLYNISGHVNTPCTVEEEMSVPLKELIERHAGGVTGGWDNLLAIIPGGSSTPLMPKSVCDTVLMDYDALVAANSSFGTAAIIVMDKSTDIVKAIARLIAFYQHESCGQCTPCREGVSWMNKIIHRFIEGNGSVKEIDMLWELSKQIEGHTICALGDGAAWPVQGLIRHFRPELERRMHEYAEKNGPSKAERLY, from the exons ATGGCTGGTGCGCTGGCGAGGGTGCTTCAGGGCACAAAATCACAATACG GCATTGTAGGGTCGTTGGTCAACAATGGGTCTGTGAGGTTCCAACAGACACAGGCGCCGACGAAGACTCATTATGGGCCACTGGCTGACAGTGATAGGATCTTTACCAATCTGTATGGACGACACGACTGGCGGTTGAAGGGAGCTCTCTGCCGCGGCGACTGGTATAAAACCAAGGAGATCCTCCTAAAAGGCCCAGAATGGATCGTCA ACGAAATGAAATCCTCTGGCCTCCGTGGGCGAGGTGGTGCCGGTTTCCCAACGGGCATGAAGTGGTCATTCATGGCCAAACCATCTGATGGCCGTCCTAAATACCTGGTTGTGAATGCTGATGAGGGAGAACCAGGCACTTGCAAGGACCGAGAGATCATGCGTCATGACCCTCACAAGTTGATTGAGGGCTGCCTGGTCGCTGGCCGGGCCATTGGTGCCCGTGCTGCTTATATTTACATCCGAGGAGAGTTCTACAATGAAGCTAGTAACCTCCAGGTTGCTATTGCTGAG gCATACCAAGCAGGCCTACTGGGCAGGAACGCCTGCAGCTCTGGCTTCGACTTTGACGTGTTCGTGCACCGCGGCGCAGGCGCATACATCTGCGGCGAGGAGACCGCGCTCATCGAGTCCATTGAAGGCAAGCAGGGCAAGCCACGCCTCAAGCCGCCGTTCCCGGCTGACATTGGCCTGTTTGGGTGCCCTACCACAGTCAACAATGTCGAGTCCATTGCTGTGGCACCG ACAATCTGCCGCCGCGGCGGCGCGTGGTTCGCGTCGTTCGGTCGGCCCCGTAACACGGGCACCAAGTTATACAACATATCCGGGCACGTGAACACGCCGTGCACGGTGGAGGAGGAGATGAGCGTGCCGCTGAAGGAGCTGATAGAGAGGCACGCCGGCGGAGTCACCGGCGGCTGGGACAACCTGCTGGCCATCATACCCGGCGGCTCCTCCACGCCGCTCATGCCCAAGTC AGTCTGCGACACAGTTCTAATGGACTATGACGCCCTGGTAGCAGCGAACTCCTCCTTCGGTACTGCAGCCATCATAGTGATGGACAAATCCACAGACATCGTGAAGGCGATCGCCCGTCTCATCGCCTTCTACCAGCACGAGTCGTGCGGGCAGTGCACGCCTTGTCGCGAGGGAGTGTCCTGGATGAATAAGATTATACACAG GTTCATCGAGGGCAACGGCTCGGTAAAGGAGATCGACATGCTGTGGGAGCTATCCAAACAAATTGAAG GTCACACGATTTGCGCGTTAGGCGACGGCGCCGCGTGGCCGGTGCAGGGTCTGATCAGACACTTCAGACCCGAGCTGGAGAGACGCATGCACGAGTACGCTGAGAAGAACGGACCTAGCAAGGCCGAGCGCCTGTACTAG